A window of the Eretmochelys imbricata isolate rEreImb1 chromosome 7, rEreImb1.hap1, whole genome shotgun sequence genome harbors these coding sequences:
- the PNMA1 gene encoding paraneoplastic antigen Ma1 yields the protein MNINPRNCVLVTGVPEAFDEGSIEPALRASTEYLSKCKMRGSMFVREDGDFAVPCELSSAVDPLQVPGTIAVEDGEWKVITTGSQPSPAPASEVEFLKEMSAFLGKEGKTLADMPGLLGLDPEIPPQEAAPSPDELVKALGQALEKVVPPHPESSPYHKLTLFSGGPTPVTGEEAFEPWLEHTTEMLQEWAVPEAEKRRRLVECLRGPALDVIHTLKLSNPGVKVKDCLEALDHAFGRTEGSEDVYCKFLNARQQKGEKVSAYIQRLEKLLQKAIMRGAVAVEQMDRTKLAQIVRGIQYQNPILLHIRLRERQDNPPGYSRLIKEVREEEERQAASEVWEVQPHQATAITSIRTPKVLMVNPQEELTQ from the coding sequence ATGAATATTAACCCTAGGAACTGTGTCCTGGTGACCGGGGTGCCGGAGGCGTTCGATGAAGGCTCAATAGAGCCTGCCTTAAGGGCATCCACTGAGTACCTGAGTAAGTGTAAAATGCGTGGGAGCATGTTTGTAAGGGAGGATGGAGATTTTGCTGTACCGTGTGAGCTGTCGTCGGCTGTGGACCCTCTACAGGTTCCAGGCACGATagcagtggaagatggtgagtGGAAGGTAATAACTACTGGGAGCCAGCCCTCACCAGCCCCTGCCTCTGAAGTGGAGTTTTTAAAGGAAATGTCGGcctttttggggaaagaggggaagacctTGGCTGATATGCCGGGTCTGTTGGGCCTTGACCCAGAAATCCCACCCCAGGAGGCTGCTCCATCACCTGATGAGTTGGTGAAGGCTTTGGGGCAAGCATTAGAGAAGGTTGTGCCACCCCACCCTGAGTCAAGCCCCTATCATAAACTGACGTTGTTTTCTGGGGGTCCCACCCCAGTAACTGGGGAGGAAGCATTTGAACCGTGGCTggaacacaccactgaaatgctgcaggagtgggcAGTACCTGAAGCTGAAAAGAGAAGGCGACTAGTAGAGTGCCTCAGGGGGCCAGCCCTAGATGTGATTCACACCCTGAAGCTCAGTAACCCTGGGGTCAAGgtaaaggactgcctagaggcccttgatcatgcctttgggagaaccgagggctcagaggatgtttattgcaagttcctcaatgccaggcaacaaaagggagagaaagtttctgcctatatacagaggttggagaaattattacagaaagccatcatgaggggagcagtagcAGTTGAGCAAATGGACCGGACTAAATTGGCTCAGATTGTGAGGGGAATTCAATATCAGAACCCAATCCTTCTCCACATTCGATTAAGGGAGCGCCAAGACAATCCACCGGGTTACTCTCgactgataaaagaggtccgagaggaggaagagaggcaggcagcTAGTGAGGTTTGGGAGGTTCAGCCACACCAGGCAACTGCCATAACATCCATACGAACGCCCAAGGTGCTGATGGTGAATCCTCAAGAGGAACTTACCCAATGA